The Macadamia integrifolia cultivar HAES 741 chromosome 4, SCU_Mint_v3, whole genome shotgun sequence genome contains the following window.
TGGGTCTGCTTGGCAAAGATCATCTGTGCTTCTTCCAAGCAACCACACTTGGCATACATGTCAATCAGAGAATTCCCCACGATATCCAATTCAGCTGCAGATGCCACAACAACTTGGGCATGAATTTGTTTACCCAAATCCAAAGCTGGTAGAGTTGCAGCAATGCTCAAGATGCTAGCAAAAGGGAATTGGTTGTGGTCAAATTCAGTGAAAAACAATTCCTGAAAGAGATCGAGGGATTCTTTATATTGCCCATTCCATGCATAACATGTGATTAGAACATTGTAAGAAACACCATCTAATTCCGGCATCTCATAGAAGAGTTTTTCTGCTTCCACTAGACAATCGTGCTTCGAGTAGAAATCAAGCAAGGCATTGCTCACAAACACATTCCAAACAAAATTAGTCTTGAAAACGAAAGTGTGAACCTGTTGTCCGAGACCCAGGTCGCCTAATCCAATACCGGCAGAAAGAACAGCTGCAAAGGTGAAGTCAGAAGGCTTCCACCCTGATTTATGCATCTCTAGAAAGAGTTTCAGGGCTTGCTCGTTTAACCCACCTTTAGAGTACCCTGTTATCATAGCATTAAATGAAACACAATCTCTTTGAGGCAGTTCAATGAAGAGTTGAGAGGCCAAATCGAGACATTGCGCTTTGCAATAGGAATCGACCAAGGTGTTGCAGACGAGAAGGGTCGATTTGTATCCCAACTTAAAAACATAGGCATGAACTTGAGCGACTTGTTCTGCAGACTCGGAACCATTGCAAGCCGACAAGAGAGTGGTGAAGGTGACATGATCTGGCTCCACCCCGGATTGACGCATTTCCGAAAAAAATCTGaatgcttcttgggtttggttgCACTGTGCATATCCACCAATCAAGATAGTCCATGTCACTGTGTTTCGATCGATTGTGCGATCGAACAACTCCCTTGCACCAAATAGATTACCTGACTTCACATAACCTGATATCAACGTATTCGTTGAAACGATATTTCTTTGAGACATTCCATCGAACACCTGTTGTGCATGTGAAATatcacccctcttgacccaatcCTCAATCTGGAAATTGAAGCGGCAGGTGTTAGGGTTGAATCCCGTTTTGATTATTCGGGCATCTACTACTGAATACCTTCTAATGGCGACATACGATGATTTATCAGTAGTAGAGGTTCTTGGTCTTGGAGAAACGGGGTACCGAAACCGAAACGCATTGGGCCCAAATGTTCTCATAGAAAATGGGATTCGCCGTTTCGGTTAGTTTTGACAACTGCCGAACGACCTTTCGCTTATATGTTGTGAATCGGTCGAATTGGCCGATTCTTCGGCTTTTCCTAGGGTTCAAGCGATTCTGAACTGTTGCCGATCTATGTTGTTTAAGTCAGTTCCATGACATTTGGTAGGGGCTAGATCCAGCTTCTCTCCAACAGCTTGGGCATTGTACGTGTATAAGTTATCCCAACCGTTAGATGGGTGAGAGGTAAATGATTAAAAAGGCCAATACTTGTCCATTTGCTTCCACATATAATTTTCTTCACTCTTTAGATGGGCCAGGCCAGCTTTGGTTTGGGGATTCATTTTTAATCCATCCATGGCCCAACCCATGAATATTTTATTTCGTATACCTATTTTAGGATATACCATAATACATCTACTACATGTTAAAGTCTCCTTATATGCATAATGGGTAGCACAAGACAAATTAAAATGTTATCaattagtaaaaaaatattgaaaaattagGCCCAACACGGCCTCTCCATGAGCCCTGCAGTCTGGGCCCAAGCTGAGGCTTAGATACCCTAGGCTGGGCCTGGGTTTTAAAAGACAAGGGCCTTGCCCATTCCGGTTAATCCACATCTTTCTAATCAATTAtcgaagatttttttttatttaaattattctATTAATAAGGTCAATTAATAAGCCATCTCCATTAATGTAACACTTTTATATAAGAATTCAAAGGCTCAAATTCTTGAAGCGAAATTAATTCTTTCCTTGAAGGCAAATTTCTTGAAGGAATGGGTTCCATGAAAGCCCAACTCTAATGCTATATTTGGAAGGcaagaaagaatagaaaaataataagagTAATGATGACCAAAGCAATGAGATGACTTTATGTTTAATTTTCTTCCttatgtttcaaaattttaattttgaataaGGAGTTTAAATTCTAAATTTGGTTGGAAGAAAGTTAAAAATTCCAAAGTAAGCAAGTGGAATGTCCTAATATTAACCTTTCACCAAGAAGGTCAACTTAATTTAATCTCTCTAAGCTTGTCATTCTTaggggagggggaaaaaaaactctCCAAGCATGTGAACTTGAAGACCCAATCAATTAAATGGGTAGGTTAATTGTGATTCAACATT
Protein-coding sequences here:
- the LOC122077156 gene encoding putative pentatricopeptide repeat-containing protein At2g01510, translating into MRTFGPNAFRFRYPVSPRPRTSTTDKSSYVAIRRYSVVDARIIKTGFNPNTCRFNFQIEDWVKRGDISHAQQVFDGMSQRNIVSTNTLISGYVKSGNLFGARELFDRTIDRNTVTWTILIGGYAQCNQTQEAFRFFSEMRQSGVEPDHVTFTTLLSACNGSESAEQVAQVHAYVFKLGYKSTLLVCNTLVDSYCKAQCLDLASQLFIELPQRDCVSFNAMITGYSKGGLNEQALKLFLEMHKSGWKPSDFTFAAVLSAGIGLGDLGLGQQVHTFVFKTNFVWNVFVSNALLDFYSKHDCLVEAEKLFYEMPELDGVSYNVLITCYAWNGQYKESLDLFQELFFTEFDHNQFPFASILSIAATLPALDLGKQIHAQVVVASAAELDIVGNSLIDMYAKCGCLEEAQMIFAKQTQRSTVSWTAMISSYVQKGLHEEALGLYTMMRKVNISSDQATYASILRASANLASLGLGKQLHSYIFQSGFISNVFSGSALLDMYAKCGSIKDASQIFDEMPIRNLVSWNAMISAYAQNGDGEATLRSFNEMIQSGIEPDSVSFLSVLSACSHRGLVDEGLRYFDSMTEIYNLAPKREHHACVVDVLGRSGQFEKAEKFMSQMPFEPDEVMLSSVLNSCRIHGNQELAKKVADQLFNMDLRDAAPYVIMSNIYAAAGQWDDVGKVKKSMKERGVKKVPAYSWVEINQKIHTFSANDRSHPQMDEIDKKLKWLSGQMETEGYRPDTSCALHNVEHELKVESLMYHSERLAIAFALISTPQGSPIRIVKNLRACIDCHAAIKVISKIEKREITVRDSSRFHHFKDGLCSCRDYW